A genome region from Candidatus Manganitrophus noduliformans includes the following:
- a CDS encoding AbiV family abortive infection protein: protein MKKKLDAYRSRLTPGQIADGMNAAARNARRLSEDAESLVSIGRFPTAASVAALSIEEAGKVSILRELALARTDADALEVWKRYRSHTSKNIAWLLPQLAAAGARRLDDLRPLFDETSDHPFVLDNLKQLGFYTDCLGNAHWALPWEVIDEGLARMLVQIAKALAGKDQHTAREIALWMEHIGPVWKKDPAWMKQALVNWYGAMQAEGLATDGPNAMEQFIRYGVQEKGV, encoded by the coding sequence GTGAAGAAGAAACTCGATGCATACCGAAGTAGGTTGACACCCGGTCAGATCGCGGACGGGATGAATGCTGCCGCAAGAAATGCGCGTCGTCTATCGGAAGACGCGGAGTCGCTTGTCAGCATTGGGCGTTTCCCAACAGCTGCGTCTGTTGCCGCGCTCTCTATTGAGGAAGCCGGAAAAGTCTCAATACTTAGGGAACTTGCTCTTGCGCGAACCGATGCGGATGCTTTGGAGGTTTGGAAGCGATACCGGTCTCACACTTCTAAGAACATCGCCTGGCTGCTACCGCAGCTTGCCGCCGCAGGCGCGCGAAGGCTGGATGACTTGAGGCCTCTGTTCGACGAGACGTCCGATCATCCGTTCGTCCTCGACAACCTCAAGCAGTTGGGCTTCTATACGGATTGCCTCGGTAACGCCCACTGGGCACTGCCGTGGGAAGTCATTGATGAAGGACTCGCGCGGATGCTCGTTCAGATCGCAAAGGCGTTAGCGGGGAAGGACCAGCACACCGCGCGCGAAATTGCACTCTGGATGGAACACATTGGTCCAGTCTGGAAGAAAGACCCCGCATGGATGAAGCAGGCGCTTGTGAATTGGTATGGCGCAATGCAGGCTGAGGGGCTCGCTACCGACGGCCCGAACGCGATGGAGCAGTTTATCCGCTATGGTGTACAGGAAAAAGGGGTCTAA